One Cellulomonas sp. NS3 genomic region harbors:
- a CDS encoding DUF2188 domain-containing protein, whose translation MPNGDVHTVHRDGTWLNEVEGQHTPLDGTFDRKDDAVAAGREDADARGVEHVIHGLDGQIHEKNSHGHDPRNVPG comes from the coding sequence ATGCCGAACGGTGACGTGCACACGGTGCACCGCGACGGGACCTGGCTCAACGAGGTCGAGGGGCAGCACACGCCGCTCGACGGGACGTTCGACCGCAAGGACGACGCCGTGGCCGCCGGACGCGAGGACGCCGACGCCCGTGGGGTCGAGCACGTGATCCACGGGCTCGACGGGCAGATCCACGAGAAGAACAGCCACGGGCACGACCCCCGCAACGTCCCGGGCTGA
- a CDS encoding ATP-binding cassette domain-containing protein: protein MIQVEALTKRYGPTTAVDGLTFTARPGLVTGFLGPNGAGKSTTMRVVVGLERPTAGTATVDGRRYADLPAPLHAVGVMLDARSVHPGRSAFRHLLALARTHGIGRSRVDEVIGMTGLESVARRRAGTFSLGMGQRLGIAGALLGDPGTLVLDEPVNGLDPDGVLWVRGLVRTLATEGRTVLLSSHLMHELALCADRVVIIGQGRLLADASVQEIVDGSERAGTARVRTTEPDALAGALLASGADVTAQGSGVLQVRGATVEEVGAAARRCGATVLELATDRGSLEDAYLQLTAASVQYRGRAADEATGLTATGGTR, encoded by the coding sequence ATGATCCAGGTGGAGGCGCTGACCAAGCGCTACGGCCCGACGACGGCCGTGGACGGGCTGACGTTCACCGCACGGCCCGGGCTGGTGACCGGGTTCCTCGGCCCGAACGGCGCCGGGAAGTCGACCACGATGCGGGTCGTCGTCGGGCTCGAGCGGCCCACGGCGGGGACCGCGACGGTCGACGGCCGGCGGTACGCCGACCTGCCGGCGCCGCTGCACGCGGTCGGCGTGATGCTCGACGCCCGGTCGGTGCACCCCGGGCGGTCGGCGTTCCGCCACCTGCTGGCCCTGGCACGCACCCACGGGATCGGGCGCTCGCGGGTCGATGAGGTGATCGGCATGACGGGGCTCGAGTCAGTCGCACGGCGCCGGGCGGGCACGTTCTCGCTCGGGATGGGGCAGCGGCTCGGCATCGCCGGTGCACTGCTCGGCGACCCGGGGACGCTCGTGCTCGACGAGCCGGTCAACGGGCTCGACCCCGACGGCGTGCTGTGGGTGCGCGGGCTCGTGCGCACCCTGGCCACGGAGGGCCGCACGGTGCTGCTCTCGTCGCACCTCATGCACGAGCTCGCGCTGTGCGCGGACCGGGTCGTGATCATCGGCCAGGGCCGGCTGCTCGCCGACGCGTCGGTCCAGGAGATCGTCGACGGCTCGGAGCGGGCGGGCACCGCCCGCGTCCGCACCACCGAGCCGGACGCCCTCGCGGGGGCGCTGCTCGCGAGCGGCGCGGACGTCACGGCGCAGGGGTCCGGCGTGCTCCAGGTGAGGGGTGCGACCGTCGAGGAGGTCGGCGCGGCCGCCCGCCGGTGCGGCGCGACGGTGCTCGAGCTCGCGACGGACCGCGGCTCGCTCGAGGACGCGTACCTGCAGCTCACCGCCGCGTCCGTGCAGTACCGCGGCCGTGCCGCCGACGAGGCGACCGGCCTGACCGCCACGGGAGGCACCCGATGA
- a CDS encoding SIR2 family protein, with protein sequence MAASPPTRPAPHGTTATPGSAGPPRSARPHGSTSTPGHVFVIPGDLAHLDADAMILPTDRGFTVERQWFPVLGLAGDGAEDAAEPPVPAAVADLRPEGWPDGNGRARGTGTGTPVLPTWFVDSVRDPTLDGKDAADALADRVGHALRAVARSDVRPGRGRSRVLVALPTLGVGGGDFGSLRGLVIDAQLAACRAAAEETGIDVVVVARNASDYAAFQDHRRSRLAGDGGVDDERARALARRARDGSLALFIAAGVGMGAGLPGWRQLIDLLAGDTDDPEGTRTALARLASPLDQAELLRMRLPGLAQRIAHHVGSTHRYAVAHALLASLRCRRAVTTNYDRLYELAVGDVDNALPISVLPTHRVAAHAPWLLKMHGDSEDPASIVLSRSDFVGFDSSFRPMGALVQALLLTQHVLVVGASMQDDNFLRLAYEIRGFLGDPREDGEPLFGTVLTLSEEPAQGELWRGWFDYVAVSRDPADDRARELAVFLDRVAMHASRPSFALDVRYEQLLDPPEQDAARAARALLHQLEDLGLADRGRWSTIVEALRDSGAGG encoded by the coding sequence ATGGCAGCCTCACCGCCGACGCGGCCCGCTCCGCACGGCACGACTGCGACGCCCGGCAGCGCTGGTCCACCACGCAGCGCTCGACCCCACGGCAGCACCTCCACCCCCGGCCACGTCTTCGTGATCCCCGGCGACCTCGCCCACCTCGACGCCGACGCGATGATCCTGCCCACGGACCGCGGCTTCACCGTCGAGCGGCAGTGGTTCCCGGTGCTCGGGCTCGCCGGGGACGGCGCGGAGGATGCCGCCGAGCCGCCGGTCCCCGCCGCGGTCGCCGACCTCCGACCCGAGGGCTGGCCCGACGGCAACGGCCGCGCCCGCGGGACGGGCACCGGCACACCCGTCCTGCCCACCTGGTTCGTCGACTCCGTCCGCGACCCGACGCTCGACGGCAAGGACGCGGCCGACGCGCTCGCCGACCGCGTCGGGCACGCGCTCCGGGCCGTCGCACGCTCGGACGTCCGGCCGGGCCGCGGGCGCAGCCGGGTGCTCGTCGCGCTGCCGACCCTGGGCGTCGGCGGCGGGGACTTCGGGTCGCTGCGCGGGCTCGTGATCGACGCCCAGCTCGCCGCGTGCCGCGCGGCCGCCGAGGAGACCGGGATCGACGTCGTCGTCGTCGCCCGCAACGCGTCGGACTACGCGGCGTTCCAGGACCACCGACGCTCCCGCCTCGCCGGCGACGGGGGCGTCGACGACGAGCGCGCCCGCGCCCTCGCCCGGCGCGCCCGCGACGGCTCCCTCGCGCTGTTCATCGCCGCCGGCGTCGGCATGGGCGCCGGGCTGCCGGGCTGGCGTCAGCTCATCGACCTGCTCGCGGGCGACACCGACGACCCCGAGGGCACGCGCACCGCCCTCGCCCGGCTCGCGTCCCCGCTCGACCAGGCCGAGCTGCTGCGGATGCGGCTGCCCGGCCTCGCGCAGCGGATCGCGCACCACGTCGGCTCGACGCACCGGTACGCCGTCGCGCACGCCCTCCTCGCGTCGCTGCGCTGCCGCCGCGCGGTCACGACGAACTACGACCGCCTCTACGAGCTCGCCGTGGGTGACGTGGACAACGCGTTGCCGATCAGCGTCCTGCCGACGCACCGCGTCGCCGCGCACGCGCCGTGGCTGCTCAAGATGCACGGCGACAGCGAGGACCCGGCGTCGATCGTGCTGAGCCGCAGCGACTTCGTCGGGTTCGACTCGTCGTTCCGGCCGATGGGAGCGCTCGTGCAGGCGCTCCTGCTCACGCAGCACGTGCTCGTCGTCGGTGCGTCGATGCAGGACGACAACTTCCTGCGGCTCGCCTACGAGATCCGGGGCTTCCTCGGCGACCCCCGCGAGGACGGCGAGCCGCTGTTCGGGACCGTCCTCACGCTCAGCGAGGAACCCGCGCAGGGCGAGCTCTGGCGCGGCTGGTTCGACTATGTCGCGGTCTCCCGGGACCCGGCCGACGACCGGGCCCGCGAGCTCGCCGTGTTCCTCGACCGCGTCGCGATGCACGCGTCACGCCCGTCGTTCG
- a CDS encoding uracil-DNA glycosylase, translating to MSDVAGAGRPRVADAATGPPPAAATGDATYPLLARTAPDVATLDDLVVDCRACPRLVAWREEVARVKRASFRDETYWARPAPGFGDPDARILVVGLAPAAHGANRTGRMFTGDRSGDFLFAALHRTGFANQPTSTHRGDGLALTGIRLTAPVRCAPPANAPTPAERTTCGPWLGRELELVDPDVIVVLGGFGWQALLATLQEQGWHVPRPRPRFAHGAEVALDGPGGRTLTLLGCFHVSQQNTFTGRLTPAMLDAVLVRARELVGGA from the coding sequence GTGAGCGACGTCGCGGGAGCCGGTCGCCCGAGGGTCGCCGACGCCGCCACGGGCCCGCCACCGGCGGCGGCCACGGGCGACGCCACCTACCCGCTGCTCGCCCGCACCGCGCCCGACGTGGCGACCCTCGACGACCTCGTCGTCGACTGCCGCGCGTGCCCCCGCCTCGTCGCGTGGCGCGAGGAGGTCGCCCGGGTCAAGCGCGCGTCGTTCCGCGACGAGACGTACTGGGCCCGGCCGGCGCCGGGCTTCGGCGACCCGGACGCACGCATCCTCGTCGTCGGCCTGGCGCCCGCCGCGCACGGCGCGAACCGCACGGGGCGGATGTTCACGGGCGACCGCTCGGGCGACTTCCTGTTCGCCGCGCTGCACCGCACGGGCTTCGCCAACCAGCCGACCTCGACGCACCGGGGCGACGGCCTCGCGCTCACCGGGATCCGGCTCACCGCGCCCGTGCGGTGCGCTCCCCCGGCCAACGCCCCGACGCCCGCCGAGCGCACGACGTGCGGGCCGTGGCTCGGGCGCGAGCTCGAGCTCGTGGACCCCGACGTCATCGTGGTGCTCGGCGGGTTCGGGTGGCAGGCGCTGCTCGCGACCCTCCAGGAGCAGGGCTGGCACGTGCCGAGGCCCCGGCCGCGGTTCGCGCACGGCGCCGAGGTCGCGCTCGACGGGCCGGGCGGACGCACTCTGACGCTGCTCGGGTGCTTCCACGTGAGCCAGCAGAACACCTTCACCGGGCGCCTCACGCCCGCGATGCTCGACGCGGTGCTGGTGCGGGCGCGGGAGCTCGTCGGCGGGGCATGA
- a CDS encoding L-threonylcarbamoyladenylate synthase — MARYFDVHPSNPQPRSIGQVVALLRDDALVAYPTDSSYALGARIGSPTGADRIRSIRQLDDKHHFTLVCSDFAQLGQLVQLDNSAFRAIKSATPGPYTFILPATREVPKRLAHPKKKTVGVRIPDHPVVQAILRELGEPLLSSTLILPGSEAPMTEGWLVKEELDHLVDAVVDAGDCGTEPTTVVDWSEGAPEVVRVGAGDPSRFE; from the coding sequence ATGGCCCGGTACTTCGACGTGCACCCCAGCAACCCCCAGCCGCGGTCGATCGGGCAGGTGGTCGCGCTGCTGCGCGACGACGCGCTCGTCGCCTACCCGACCGACTCGTCGTACGCGCTCGGCGCCCGGATCGGCAGCCCCACGGGCGCGGACCGCATCCGCTCGATCCGCCAGCTCGACGACAAGCACCACTTCACGCTCGTCTGCTCGGACTTCGCGCAGCTCGGCCAGCTCGTGCAGCTCGACAACTCGGCGTTCCGCGCGATCAAGTCCGCGACGCCCGGCCCGTACACGTTCATCCTCCCGGCGACCCGCGAGGTGCCGAAGCGGCTCGCCCACCCGAAGAAGAAGACCGTCGGGGTGCGCATCCCGGACCACCCCGTCGTCCAGGCGATCCTGCGCGAGCTCGGCGAGCCGCTGCTCTCGAGCACCCTGATCCTGCCCGGCTCCGAGGCGCCCATGACGGAGGGCTGGCTGGTCAAGGAGGAGCTCGACCACCTCGTCGACGCGGTCGTCGACGCCGGGGACTGCGGCACCGAGCCCACCACGGTCGTCGACTGGTCCGAGGGTGCGCCCGAGGTCGTCCGCGTCGGGGCGGGGGACCCGAGCCGGTTCGAGTGA